The genomic region AAGCGCTCCCTCTTCCGCAAAAAGTACAAGAAGATGATGGAACAGCAAGAGGAGCAGCTGTGATCCTTCCCAAGGATATCCGCACCGTCTTCATGGGGACCCCGGAGTTTGCCCTGGCCACCATGGAGGGTCTGCTCGACTTTGGCCTGAATCTCGTCGGCGTCTTCACCCAGCCCGACCGTCCCAGCGGCCGCGGCAAGAAGCTGACCCCGCCGCCGGTCAAGATTTTGGCCGCGTCTCGCGGGATCAGGGTCTTCCAACCGCTAAAACTGCGGGCACCGGAAGTGGTGAGCGAACTGCGGGCACTCGCTCCCGACCTTATCGTTGTCGTCGCCTACGGTCAGATTCTTCCCAAAAGCGTCCTTGACATCCCGAAATACGGCTGCATCAATGTTCATGCCTCGCTGCTCCCCGCCTACCGCGGTGCGGCGCCGATCAACCAGGCGATCGTCGACGGCAGAACGGAGACCGGCATTACCACCATGCTGATGGATGTTGGCCTCGATACCGGCGACATGCTGGTGAAGAAGACGACCGCCATCGGCCCTTTTGAAACTGCCGGAGTGCTGCACGACCGACTGGCGCTGCTCGGCCGTGAAGCGATGGAAGAGACCCTGCGGCAGCTCTGCGCCGGAACCCTGCATCCCGAGAAACAGGACGACACTCTCTCCAGCTACGCGCCGATGCTGAAGAAGGAGGACGGCCGCATCGACTGGCGCCGCAGCGCGGCAGAGATTCACAACCAGGTGCGGGGACTTGAGCCGTGGCCCGGTGCTTATACCCATCTGGATGGCGAAGTGCTGAAGATTGCCCATACGACCCCGGAGGAAGGTGTTGGCGAACCGGGAGCGATTGTCTCGGTCGGCCCGGACGGGATTCGCGTCGCCTGCGCCGGCGGCGTACTGAAAATCGGGGAACTGCAGTTGCCCGGCAAGAAGCGTCTGCCGGCCGGCGAATTCCTGCGCGGCCGACCGATCCCAACCGGTGCCCGCCTGGAATCCTGAGGTGCCAGTGGCTGAAATCTCAGAAGAGGTTTTCGAGCCGCGCAAGCGGCTTTTCATCGGTTTGCTGGCCGGGGCCTGCGCCCTGGTGCTGGTCGTGGCCTTTCTGCTCTGGTGGGTCCCCAGCGTCGGGCTCATCAACATCCATCCGGTTCTGCCCATTCTCTTCGGCACGCTCTTGTCGGTGCTTGCCCTGATCATCGTCGGCGGGCTTTCCCTGCTCATCCTCACCCTGCTCTCCGGCCGCGACCTCTTCTTTTCCGACCGCCTGCGCGGGATCGTCGTCCGCTACCTCTTTCCGGCCATCATCGGCCTGGGCCGTCTGTTGGGCATCCACCGGGACACCCTGCAGCAGTCTTTCATCGCCCTCAACAACCAGCTGGTGCGGGCCAAGAAACTGCGGGTCGGCAGCGATCGGGCACTCCTCCTGCTTCCCCACTGCATCCAACTCTTCGACTGCGCCATCAAGATCACCGGCGACGTCGACAAATGCGCACGGTGCGGCCAGTGCGATATCAGCGGTCTGGCAGCGCTGGCCAGCCGGCGCGGCATCGCCATCGCCGTGGCG from Desulfuromonadales bacterium harbors:
- the fmt gene encoding methionyl-tRNA formyltransferase — translated: MILPKDIRTVFMGTPEFALATMEGLLDFGLNLVGVFTQPDRPSGRGKKLTPPPVKILAASRGIRVFQPLKLRAPEVVSELRALAPDLIVVVAYGQILPKSVLDIPKYGCINVHASLLPAYRGAAPINQAIVDGRTETGITTMLMDVGLDTGDMLVKKTTAIGPFETAGVLHDRLALLGREAMEETLRQLCAGTLHPEKQDDTLSSYAPMLKKEDGRIDWRRSAAEIHNQVRGLEPWPGAYTHLDGEVLKIAHTTPEEGVGEPGAIVSVGPDGIRVACAGGVLKIGELQLPGKKRLPAGEFLRGRPIPTGARLES
- a CDS encoding DUF116 domain-containing protein — translated: MAEISEEVFEPRKRLFIGLLAGACALVLVVAFLLWWVPSVGLINIHPVLPILFGTLLSVLALIIVGGLSLLILTLLSGRDLFFSDRLRGIVVRYLFPAIIGLGRLLGIHRDTLQQSFIALNNQLVRAKKLRVGSDRALLLLPHCIQLFDCAIKITGDVDKCARCGQCDISGLAALASRRGIAIAVATGGTLARKIIVERRPRVIIAVACERDLTSGIRDAYPLPVIGILNHRPHGPCFNTHIILAEVERAIDEHVEGGPP